The proteins below are encoded in one region of Corynebacterium felinum:
- a CDS encoding substrate-binding domain-containing protein, with protein sequence MKLGAIIGSVALLSACSSTGGAAKTESSAANVASGGVDTPKMVVAMVTHGAPGDTFWDLVRKGAEDAAKKNNMELRYSSDPQAPNQANLVQAAIDAKVDGIVVTLPNADAIGPAAKKAVDAKIPTVALNAGMEEYKNYNISGFFGQEEKVAGTQGGVRLAEDGAKHVLCVIHEQGNSSQESRCAGVAEGLDGNGKVEILYVNGQDLTSVQSTLKAKLAQEKNIDWIMSLQASVAMRAVDAVDEAGAAAKVATFDTNAELVDAIAANKIAWAIDQQPYLQGYMAIDSLWLAKRNGATVGGGRPVYTGPSFVDSSNVELIAEAAKAGLR encoded by the coding sequence ATGAAGCTGGGCGCGATTATCGGATCAGTCGCGCTGTTAAGTGCCTGCTCCTCAACGGGCGGAGCAGCAAAAACTGAAAGTTCTGCTGCAAACGTAGCCTCAGGCGGCGTCGATACCCCGAAAATGGTTGTTGCCATGGTCACCCACGGTGCACCCGGTGATACCTTCTGGGATCTCGTGCGCAAAGGCGCCGAAGACGCAGCGAAGAAAAACAACATGGAATTGCGCTATTCCTCAGACCCCCAAGCGCCTAACCAAGCCAACCTTGTCCAGGCTGCCATTGACGCAAAGGTCGACGGTATTGTGGTGACCTTGCCCAATGCTGATGCGATTGGCCCTGCAGCCAAGAAGGCCGTGGACGCAAAGATCCCCACCGTTGCCCTTAATGCAGGTATGGAGGAATACAAGAACTACAACATTTCTGGGTTCTTCGGGCAGGAAGAAAAGGTTGCTGGAACCCAAGGCGGCGTTCGTTTAGCTGAAGATGGTGCAAAGCATGTGTTGTGTGTCATTCATGAGCAGGGCAATTCCTCCCAGGAGTCGCGTTGCGCAGGTGTTGCTGAGGGGCTCGATGGCAATGGCAAGGTAGAAATCTTATATGTCAATGGTCAAGACCTCACTAGCGTGCAGTCGACGTTGAAGGCAAAGCTGGCGCAAGAGAAGAACATTGACTGGATTATGAGCTTGCAGGCGTCGGTAGCTATGCGTGCTGTTGATGCTGTGGATGAAGCTGGCGCTGCGGCTAAGGTCGCTACGTTTGATACGAATGCTGAGCTTGTCGACGCCATCGCAGCGAATAAGATCGCGTGGGCAATTGATCAGCAGCCCTATCTTCAGGGATATATGGCCATTGACAGCCTGTGGTTAGCGAAGCGCAACGGTGCCACTGTTGGTGGTGGACGCCCTGTCTATACTGGCCCAAGCTTTGTCGACTCCAGCAATGTTGAACTGATCGCTGAAGCTGCGAAAGCTGGCTTGCGATGA
- a CDS encoding ABC transporter permease has protein sequence MSDDRLRSRSAWQSFIRRPELTSVVGALVIFTLFMVVAPPFRTLDAFATVLYASSTLGIVAVAVGLLMIGDEFDLSSGVAVTTAALGATMLNYNLGLNSWVGAFMALIISLAIGALNGYLVTRTGIASFLITLAAFLMLQGLNLAITKLVTGQVATPSIADMEGFESARKVFAGSVSIGGISVRVTVFWWIFFVALASYMLFKTRFGNWIFAVGGDQAAARAVGVPVRRVKIILFMFVGFAAWFVGMHTLFAFDSIQAGQGIGNEFLYIIAAVIGGCALTGGRGTAVGTAIGALIFGMTNQGIVYAGWNPDWFKFFLGAMLLFAVLTNSSFANFTSKR, from the coding sequence ATGAGCGATGACCGGCTACGCTCTCGTAGTGCCTGGCAGTCTTTCATTCGCCGCCCGGAGCTGACCAGTGTCGTTGGGGCACTGGTTATTTTCACATTATTCATGGTGGTGGCACCACCATTTCGTACCCTTGACGCATTTGCCACAGTTTTGTACGCCAGTTCCACTTTGGGAATTGTGGCGGTAGCGGTCGGCTTGCTCATGATTGGTGATGAATTTGATTTGTCTTCGGGTGTGGCGGTGACGACCGCGGCTCTCGGGGCAACAATGCTAAATTATAACCTCGGTTTAAATTCGTGGGTTGGGGCATTTATGGCTCTTATTATATCGCTCGCTATTGGTGCTTTAAATGGCTATTTAGTGACACGTACTGGCATTGCTAGTTTCTTAATTACACTCGCCGCGTTTTTAATGCTTCAGGGATTGAATTTGGCAATTACAAAGTTGGTGACCGGTCAGGTAGCCACGCCTTCAATTGCTGATATGGAAGGATTTGAATCGGCACGTAAAGTGTTTGCTGGGTCTGTTTCAATTGGTGGCATTTCTGTGCGCGTGACTGTTTTTTGGTGGATTTTCTTTGTTGCACTTGCCAGCTACATGCTGTTTAAAACGCGTTTCGGCAACTGGATTTTTGCTGTTGGTGGGGATCAGGCGGCAGCACGCGCGGTTGGAGTCCCTGTTCGCCGTGTGAAAATCATTTTGTTTATGTTTGTCGGTTTCGCTGCTTGGTTTGTTGGCATGCATACCCTGTTTGCCTTTGACTCCATTCAAGCTGGTCAAGGCATTGGCAATGAGTTTTTGTACATTATTGCTGCAGTGATTGGTGGTTGTGCTTTGACCGGTGGTCGGGGCACTGCTGTGGGGACAGCGATTGGTGCTCTTATTTTTGGTATGACGAATCAGGGAATTGTGTATGCCGGTTGGAATCCTGACTGGTTTAAGTTTTTCTTGGGCGCGATGCTGTTGTTTGCAGTATTGACGAATTCGTCTTTTGCTAATTTCACGTCGAAACGTTAG
- a CDS encoding ATP-binding cassette domain-containing protein, which produces MSVVELKDVSKSYGSFAALRDINLQVHAGSVTCILGDNGAGKSTLIKVLSGLHPASSGEVLIDGVPTVLSGPRDALNHGIATVYQDLAVVGQMSVWRNFFLGQELTGAFGRLKTDEMKHITQDQLSAMGIDLPDVNVDVNSLSGGQRQVVAIARAIYFGARVLVLDEPTAALGVKQSGMVLRFVAAARDRGIGVVLITHNPHHAYLVGDHFTILKLGRQIVNVPRDQVTLEQLTQHMAGGSELEALSHELRG; this is translated from the coding sequence TTGAGTGTTGTTGAACTGAAAGATGTTTCTAAATCCTACGGCTCTTTCGCTGCGTTGCGCGATATTAATCTTCAGGTGCATGCTGGGTCGGTGACGTGCATTTTAGGTGATAATGGTGCAGGAAAGTCGACGCTGATTAAGGTGCTGTCAGGGCTGCACCCTGCAAGTTCTGGGGAAGTATTGATCGATGGCGTCCCTACCGTTTTGTCTGGGCCTCGTGATGCCTTAAACCATGGGATCGCAACCGTGTATCAGGATTTGGCGGTCGTCGGTCAGATGAGCGTGTGGCGTAATTTCTTCTTAGGACAAGAACTCACCGGCGCTTTTGGTCGGTTGAAGACTGATGAAATGAAGCACATTACGCAGGATCAACTCAGTGCAATGGGTATTGATTTGCCTGATGTGAATGTTGATGTCAACTCTTTGTCTGGTGGTCAACGCCAGGTCGTGGCCATTGCTCGCGCCATTTATTTCGGTGCTCGTGTCCTTGTTTTGGATGAGCCCACCGCGGCATTGGGTGTAAAACAGTCCGGTATGGTGTTGCGATTTGTGGCTGCTGCACGCGACCGCGGCATTGGGGTTGTGTTGATTACCCATAATCCACATCATGCCTATTTGGTGGGGGATCATTTCACGATTCTTAAACTCGGCCGCCAGATAGTGAATGTTCCTCGTGATCAAGTCACTCTAGAGCAGCTCACGCAACACATGGCCGGCGGTAGCGAACTAGAGGCGTTAAGCCACGAGCTTCGCGGCTAA
- a CDS encoding peptidylprolyl isomerase, whose product MSFKTATAILHTNKGDIEIELYGNHAPKTVENFVTLADGTADYTTKNASGTDEGPFYDGSTFHRVIAGFMIQGGDPTGTGRGGPGYIFDNEIHPELRFDRPFLVAMANAGPNTNGCQFFITVDAHPYLNNGYTIFGEVTDQASQQVVLDISTVGTDRTDRPVEPVVIESVEIKN is encoded by the coding sequence ATGAGTTTTAAGACTGCAACTGCAATCCTGCACACCAACAAGGGTGACATCGAAATCGAACTGTACGGAAACCACGCACCAAAAACCGTGGAAAACTTCGTCACCCTCGCCGACGGCACCGCCGACTACACCACCAAGAACGCATCCGGCACCGACGAAGGTCCCTTCTACGACGGCTCCACCTTCCACCGTGTCATCGCAGGCTTCATGATCCAAGGCGGCGACCCAACCGGAACCGGCCGCGGCGGCCCAGGCTACATCTTCGACAACGAAATCCACCCTGAACTGCGCTTCGACCGCCCATTCTTGGTGGCAATGGCAAACGCCGGCCCTAACACCAACGGCTGCCAGTTCTTCATCACCGTTGACGCACACCCATACCTCAACAACGGCTACACCATCTTCGGTGAGGTCACCGACCAGGCATCCCAGCAGGTTGTGCTTGACATCTCTACCGTCGGCACCGACCGCACTGACCGCCCAGTCGAGCCAGTCGTGATCGAATCCGTCGAGATCAAGAACTAA
- a CDS encoding rhomboid family intramembrane serine protease has translation MPTMNIIRTAPVTTALCAVMLVLWPITATQPDIFATLLFYAPNPSIHTALSSAFVHSGASHLAMNVFLLVLLGGEVERYVGAVRYTAIFGTAALGAAACITYLDPNSATVGASGVLYALMVLLIGMNIARKTDLRGPIVLVVINVAFSFITPGVSIAGHLGGLIAGVVMLPTVLRGWVWPIIVCAVSATYVLVAL, from the coding sequence ATGCCCACCATGAACATCATTCGCACAGCCCCCGTTACCACCGCCCTTTGCGCAGTCATGCTCGTACTGTGGCCAATCACAGCCACACAACCTGACATCTTTGCAACCCTCCTCTTCTACGCACCCAACCCCAGCATCCACACTGCGCTCAGCTCGGCCTTCGTCCACTCGGGTGCCTCACACCTCGCCATGAACGTCTTCCTCCTTGTCCTCCTCGGTGGGGAGGTTGAACGCTACGTCGGGGCCGTACGCTACACAGCTATCTTTGGCACCGCCGCACTTGGCGCCGCCGCCTGCATCACTTACCTTGACCCGAACTCAGCCACAGTTGGTGCATCAGGTGTGCTCTACGCACTCATGGTGTTGCTCATCGGCATGAATATCGCGCGAAAGACAGACCTTCGTGGACCGATAGTGCTCGTTGTGATCAACGTGGCATTCAGCTTCATCACTCCAGGTGTCAGCATTGCTGGACACCTCGGGGGTCTGATTGCCGGAGTGGTGATGTTACCAACTGTGCTACGCGGCTGGGTTTGGCCCATCATTGTGTGTGCTGTTAGTGCAACGTATGTGCTTGTGGCACTTTAG